DNA sequence from the Gallaecimonas xiamenensis 3-C-1 genome:
TAGACCCGGACGGTTACCTGCGCCAAAGCTGCGAAGAAATTCTGGAAAGCCTGGCCATAGACGACCTGGAACTGGACGAAGTGCAGGCGGTGTTAAAACGCATCCAGCATTTCGACCCTGTGGGTGTCGCCGCCCGTGACCTCAAGGAATGCCTGCTGATCCAGTTGGGCCAGTTCAACGGCACCACCCCCTGGTTGGCAGAGGCCAGGCGCCTTATCGACGAGCATATCGACTTGTTGGGCAACCGTGACTACCGCACCCTGATGCGGGTTACCAAGCTCAAGGAAGACGAGCTGCGCGAGGCCCTGCGCCTGATTCAGAGCCTCAACCCAAGGCCCGGCTCCGTGGTGTCCAGCGAAGAGCCCCAATACGTGGTGCCCGACCTGTCGGTAGCCAAGAAAAGCGGCCGCTGGCTGGTGGAACTCAACCCCGACGCCCTGCCCAGGGTACGGATCAACCAGCAATACGCGGCCATGAGCCGCCATGCCCGTAACCCGTCGGACAGCCAATTTATCCGCTCCCACCTCCAAGAGGCCAAATGGTTTCTGAAGAGCCTGGAATCGCGGAACGAAACCCTGTTGAAAGTGGCGCGCTGCATAGTACAGTTTCAACAAGGGTTCTTTGAATATGGCGAGGAGTACATGAAACCCATGGTGCTCAACGACATCGCCGAAGCCGTGGACATGCACGAGTCCACCATATCCCGCGTCACTACCCAGAAGTACTTGCATACGCCAAGAGGGATTTTCGAGCTCAAGTATTTCTTCTCCAGCCACGTCGCTACCGACGACGGCGGGGAATGTTCTTCCACCGCGATCCGCGCCTTTATCAAGAAGCTGGTTGCAGAGGAAAACGCCGCGAAACCATTGAGCGACAGCAAAATGGTGGAGCTGTTGGCCGAGCAGGGCATACAGGTTGCCAGGCGCACCATCGCCAAATACCGCGAAGCGCTGAACATACCGCCCTCCAATCAACGCAAGAGCCTGTTATAGGGCTGGCATATAAGGATGAGACTATGCAAATCAATCTCACTGGCCATCACATCGAAATCACAGACCCGCTGCGGTCTTACGTGTCCGACAAATTCTCCAAGCTGGAACGTCACTTCGACCACATCAGCAACGTCCACGTGGTGCTCAACGTGGAGAAGATCCGGCAGATAGCCGAAGCCAAATTACACGTCAGTGGCGGCGAACTTCATGCCTCCAGCGAACATGAAAACATGTATGCCGCCATTGATGGCTTGATCGACAAGCTCGATAGGCAGATCATTAAGCACAAAGAAAAGCTCAATCAACGCTAAATGGAACTCAACGAGATCTTGCGCCCGGACGCCGTGGTGACACTGGCTCCGGGCCTTTCCAAAAAACGGGTACTGGAAATGATCGGCGAAGTCGCCGCTCGCCAGTGCAACCAGATCACGGCACACGCGGCCTTTGACGCCATGCTGGCCCGTGAACGACTGGGTTCCACCGGTATCGGCAACGGCATCGCCCTGCCCCACGGCCGCATGACCGACACCGACAAGGTGGTGGCGGTGGTGGCCAGGCTCAGCCAGGCCATCGACTTCGACGCCATCGACAACCAGCCGGTCGACCTGCTGTTTGCCCTGTTGGTGCCGAGCGACCAGTGTCAGGCCCACCTGACCACCCTGGCAGCCATCGCCAAGCGATTGTCTGATAAAGAAACCTTGAAAAAACTACGCAGCGCCAGCGATGATAACGAGGTGTACCGCATCCTCGTTGACGCCGCATGAATCTGGTTATCGTCAGTGGCACCTCAGGTGCCGGCAAGTCCGTCGCCCTCAAGGTCCTGGAGGACCTTGGGTACTACTGTGTTGATAACCTGCCCCTGAACCTGCTGCCGGCGCTGATGGAAACCCTGCGCGACGACGTGCGCAAGGTGGCGGTCAGCATCGACATCCGCAACCTTCCCGAAGCCGAAGAAGACCTCACCCAGGAACTGGATTGGCTACCGGACGACATCAGCAAACTGGTGCTGTACCTGGATGCCGACCAATCGGTGCTGCTGCGCCGCTTCTCCGAGACCCGCCGCCTGCACCCCTTGTCGCGGCTATCCAACCGTAGCCTCGAAGACGCCCTGGAGCTGGAACGCAAACGACTGCTGCCCCTGTGCGGCATTGCCGATCTGCGCATGGACACCTCCGACATGTCCATCCACCAGTTGGCCGAGCTGATCCGCGAGCGGATCCTGGGCAAGAAGGAAGGGCCGCTGGTGATGGTGTTCGAGTCCTTCGGTTTCAAGCACGGTCTGCCCAAGGACGCCGACTACGTCTTTGACGTGCGCTTCCTGCCCAACCCCCACTGGGTGCCGGAGCTCAAACCCCTGACCGGCAAAGACCAACAGGTCAAGGACTTCTTCGCCGCCGAGCAGGACGTGGCCCGGGTGCTGGCGCAGCTGGACGGCCTGCTGGAAAGCTGGTTGCCGCAGCTGGAGCGCAACAACCGCGCCTATGTGACGGTGGCCATCGGCTGCACCGGCGGCCAGCACCGCTCGGTGTTCATCGCCGAACAACTGGCGGACCGCTTCGAAAGCCGGGGCCGGGACGTGCAGCGCAAGCACCGGGACATGAAGGGCTGATGAGCCGCCTTAGCCGCACTCTTATCCTCAAGAACAAGCTGGGGCTGCATGCCAGGGCCGCCACCCAACTGGTCAAACTCAGCCAGCAGTTCGA
Encoded proteins:
- a CDS encoding RNA polymerase factor sigma-54; its protein translation is MKPSLQLRIGQQLTMTPQLQQAIRLLQLSSLELQQEIQAALDANPLLEDGLDEDFDEPSSDADSSDHELDGAKESASDDFEDSPAEPDTSEVMEERKLDEDLPVDASWDEVYSAGTTSTGPVSVDDDSLYQGETVDDIQQHLLWQMRLTPFSETDQAVAFAIIDAIDPDGYLRQSCEEILESLAIDDLELDEVQAVLKRIQHFDPVGVAARDLKECLLIQLGQFNGTTPWLAEARRLIDEHIDLLGNRDYRTLMRVTKLKEDELREALRLIQSLNPRPGSVVSSEEPQYVVPDLSVAKKSGRWLVELNPDALPRVRINQQYAAMSRHARNPSDSQFIRSHLQEAKWFLKSLESRNETLLKVARCIVQFQQGFFEYGEEYMKPMVLNDIAEAVDMHESTISRVTTQKYLHTPRGIFELKYFFSSHVATDDGGECSSTAIRAFIKKLVAEENAAKPLSDSKMVELLAEQGIQVARRTIAKYREALNIPPSNQRKSLL
- the hpf gene encoding ribosome hibernation promoting factor; protein product: MQINLTGHHIEITDPLRSYVSDKFSKLERHFDHISNVHVVLNVEKIRQIAEAKLHVSGGELHASSEHENMYAAIDGLIDKLDRQIIKHKEKLNQR
- the ptsN gene encoding PTS IIA-like nitrogen regulatory protein PtsN; this translates as MELNEILRPDAVVTLAPGLSKKRVLEMIGEVAARQCNQITAHAAFDAMLARERLGSTGIGNGIALPHGRMTDTDKVVAVVARLSQAIDFDAIDNQPVDLLFALLVPSDQCQAHLTTLAAIAKRLSDKETLKKLRSASDDNEVYRILVDAA
- the rapZ gene encoding RNase adapter RapZ, with translation MNLVIVSGTSGAGKSVALKVLEDLGYYCVDNLPLNLLPALMETLRDDVRKVAVSIDIRNLPEAEEDLTQELDWLPDDISKLVLYLDADQSVLLRRFSETRRLHPLSRLSNRSLEDALELERKRLLPLCGIADLRMDTSDMSIHQLAELIRERILGKKEGPLVMVFESFGFKHGLPKDADYVFDVRFLPNPHWVPELKPLTGKDQQVKDFFAAEQDVARVLAQLDGLLESWLPQLERNNRAYVTVAIGCTGGQHRSVFIAEQLADRFESRGRDVQRKHRDMKG